A stretch of the Mesorhizobium huakuii genome encodes the following:
- a CDS encoding SMR family transporter — protein MPAYAILALAIVAEVIATSAMKASEGFTRLGPSIVVLLGYAAAFFFLAQVLDRIPIGIAYAVWAGGGIVLVALVGWIVYGQRPDAAGLIGMGLILAGVLVLNLLSRTSAH, from the coding sequence GTGCCTGCTTATGCCATTCTTGCCCTGGCCATTGTCGCCGAAGTCATCGCAACGAGCGCGATGAAAGCCTCGGAGGGCTTCACCAGGCTTGGCCCGTCGATCGTGGTGCTGCTCGGTTACGCGGCAGCGTTCTTCTTCCTCGCGCAGGTTTTGGACCGGATACCGATCGGCATCGCCTACGCTGTGTGGGCGGGCGGCGGCATCGTCCTTGTCGCGCTGGTCGGCTGGATTGTCTATGGGCAAAGGCCGGATGCTGCGGGCCTCATTGGCATGGGCCTGATCCTGGCTGGCGTGCTGGTTCTAAACCTGTTGTCCAGGACCAGTGCCCATTGA
- a CDS encoding ActS/PrrB/RegB family redox-sensitive histidine kinase: MAMINILNAPDFQQSQRLRLNTLIRLRWLAIVGQSVAVLVVAYGLKFPLPVSLCFALIACSAWMNLFLAFRFPAAHRLTPFAAFGILIFDSLQLAGLLYMTGGLTNPFSLLMTVPVVISATSLPLRLTAILGGLVMLAATLLVFFHLPLPWYEGAPLAMPFIYVAGMWMAVLSSIAFTAIYAFRVAAEARLLANALAATELVLQREQHLSALDGLAAAAAHELGTPLATITLVAKEMEKALGSDPKYGDDVKLLRSQSERCREILKRLTSLSSEGEAHLSRLPLTSLVEEVTAPHRDFGISIKLRPGDRTGPEPVGRRNPGVIYGLGNLVENAVDFARKSVTVRWSWDEAAVTFSIIDDGPGFPPEIIDRIGEPYMSTRQGTEAGGGLGLGLFIAKTLLERSGATLDFRNSSGLGEGAVVQISWPRSVFLNPETAPATMFDTA; encoded by the coding sequence ATGGCCATGATCAACATCCTGAACGCGCCCGATTTTCAGCAGAGCCAGCGGCTGCGCCTCAACACGCTGATCCGGCTGCGCTGGCTGGCCATTGTCGGCCAGAGCGTGGCGGTGCTCGTCGTCGCCTATGGTTTGAAATTCCCGCTGCCGGTCAGCCTATGCTTCGCGCTGATCGCCTGTTCGGCGTGGATGAATCTTTTCCTGGCCTTCCGCTTTCCGGCGGCGCACCGGCTCACCCCGTTCGCCGCCTTCGGCATCCTGATCTTCGACAGCCTGCAGCTTGCCGGCCTGCTCTACATGACCGGCGGCCTGACCAATCCGTTCTCGCTGCTGATGACCGTGCCTGTGGTTATTTCGGCGACGTCGCTGCCTCTGCGCCTCACCGCCATCCTCGGCGGGCTGGTGATGCTGGCGGCCACCTTGCTGGTGTTCTTCCATCTGCCCTTGCCCTGGTATGAGGGTGCGCCGCTGGCCATGCCCTTCATCTATGTCGCCGGCATGTGGATGGCGGTGCTGTCCTCGATCGCCTTCACCGCCATCTATGCCTTTCGGGTGGCCGCCGAAGCGCGGCTTCTGGCCAATGCGCTTGCCGCCACCGAACTGGTGCTGCAGCGCGAACAGCACCTTTCGGCGCTCGATGGCCTGGCTGCGGCGGCGGCGCATGAGCTTGGCACGCCGCTCGCCACCATCACGCTCGTCGCCAAGGAAATGGAAAAGGCCCTCGGCAGCGACCCGAAATATGGTGATGACGTGAAACTGTTGCGTTCGCAGAGCGAGCGCTGCCGCGAAATCCTCAAGCGGCTGACCAGCCTGTCGTCCGAGGGCGAGGCGCATCTGTCCCGTTTGCCGCTGACCTCGCTAGTCGAGGAGGTCACCGCGCCGCATCGCGATTTCGGCATCTCGATCAAGCTTCGTCCGGGCGACCGGACCGGGCCGGAGCCGGTCGGGCGCCGCAATCCGGGCGTCATCTACGGCCTCGGCAATCTGGTCGAGAACGCCGTCGATTTCGCCCGCAAGAGCGTCACCGTGCGCTGGAGCTGGGACGAGGCCGCCGTCACCTTCTCGATCATCGACGACGGCCCCGGCTTCCCACCTGAGATCATCGACCGCATCGGCGAGCCCTATATGTCGACGCGCCAGGGCACCGAGGCCGGCGGTGGCCTGGGGCTCGGCCTGTTCATTGCCAAGACGCTGCTCGAACGCTCGGGTGCCACGCTCGATTTCCGCAATTCGAGCGGCCTGGGCGAGGGCGCCGTGGTGCAGATTTCGTGGCCGCGCAGTGTCTTTCTGAACCCGGAAACCGCCCCGGCCACCATGTTTGACACTGCGTAA
- the nhaA gene encoding Na+/H+ antiporter NhaA, with amino-acid sequence MQDLKQRPVSVFREFLDSEAAGGIILMVAAALALIVANSPLAETYFSVLHAYLGPLSVSHWVNDGLMAVFFLLVGLEIKREMMDGQLSTWPRRVLPGIAAAGGMVVPALVYVLINRNNGPALSGWAIPTATDIAFALGVLSLLGSRVPASLKVFLTALAIIDDLGAVIIIAIFYTSGLSLAYLGAAFAVIAVLVVLNRMRVMTLVPYLVLGAILWVLVLKSGVHATLAGVALALTIPLERSAGIGHDLDHSPLHRLEHGLHKIVPFFVIPIFGFANAGVSLAGLSFGALIEPLTLGVAAGLVVGKLVGVFGSSALAIRLGLADLPAHAGWSHMIGISLLCGIGFTMSLFIGLLAFASDVALQDAVKVGILAGSFIAAILGAAVLLMAPAAGGVEEETE; translated from the coding sequence ATGCAGGATTTGAAGCAGCGGCCAGTATCCGTCTTCCGCGAATTCCTCGACAGCGAGGCGGCCGGCGGCATCATCCTGATGGTGGCGGCGGCCCTTGCGTTGATCGTCGCCAATTCACCGCTCGCCGAAACCTATTTCTCCGTCCTCCATGCCTATCTCGGCCCGCTCAGCGTCTCGCACTGGGTCAATGACGGGCTGATGGCGGTGTTCTTCCTGCTCGTCGGGCTGGAGATCAAGCGCGAGATGATGGACGGCCAGCTGTCGACCTGGCCGCGCCGGGTCCTGCCCGGCATTGCCGCGGCCGGCGGCATGGTGGTTCCGGCACTGGTCTATGTCTTGATCAATCGCAACAACGGGCCGGCACTCTCCGGCTGGGCGATCCCGACCGCCACCGACATCGCCTTTGCGCTCGGCGTTCTGTCGCTGCTCGGCAGCCGCGTGCCGGCCTCGCTGAAAGTCTTCCTGACCGCGCTCGCCATCATCGATGATCTTGGCGCCGTCATCATCATCGCCATCTTCTACACCAGCGGCCTGTCGCTCGCCTATCTCGGTGCCGCCTTCGCCGTCATTGCGGTGCTTGTCGTGCTCAACCGCATGCGGGTGATGACGCTGGTGCCCTATCTCGTGCTCGGCGCCATCCTGTGGGTCTTGGTGCTGAAATCGGGCGTCCACGCCACGCTGGCCGGCGTCGCGCTGGCGCTGACCATTCCGCTCGAACGCTCCGCCGGGATCGGCCATGATCTCGACCATTCGCCGCTGCACCGGCTCGAGCACGGCCTGCACAAAATCGTGCCCTTCTTCGTCATCCCGATCTTCGGTTTCGCCAATGCCGGCGTTTCGCTTGCCGGCCTGAGTTTTGGCGCGCTGATCGAGCCGTTGACGCTGGGCGTCGCCGCCGGCCTCGTGGTCGGCAAGCTGGTCGGCGTGTTCGGCTCCTCGGCACTTGCCATAAGGCTTGGCCTGGCCGATCTTCCCGCCCATGCCGGCTGGTCGCATATGATCGGCATCTCGCTGCTCTGCGGCATCGGCTTCACCATGAGCCTGTTCATCGGCCTGCTCGCCTTCGCCAGCGATGTCGCCCTGCAGGACGCGGTCAAGGTCGGCATCCTCGCCGGCTCCTTCATCGCCGCCATACTCGGCGCCGCGGTGCTGCTGATGGCGCCGGCGGCTGGCGGGGTGGAAGAAGAGACGGAGTAG
- a CDS encoding carbohydrate ABC transporter permease yields the protein MLNRTAENVARATPEPLARKVRGISDKGLAWLFISPTILLLLAINIFPLFWAIYLSFTNYRANRPNEVVKNLGFANYQRILGDQDIWIAMQTTAHFVFWTILLQTLIGFTLAWLIDRKFRGHAFWTTLILVPMMLSPAVVGNFWRFLYEPQIGLFSYVISFVSGIPPTSIQMLSNVSMAPWSIIIVDTWMWTPYVMLICLAGLRSIPEYIYEAAEVDRASNWRQFWSITLPMALPFIMLAVLFRGIENFKMFDMVNLLTGGGPGSTTEVASITLKRQAFESWRTGYSSAFAIILFVAVFGLANIYVKALNKVKQR from the coding sequence ATGCTCAATCGGACTGCGGAGAACGTTGCCCGGGCGACCCCGGAACCGTTGGCCCGCAAGGTCCGGGGCATCAGCGACAAGGGCCTCGCCTGGCTGTTCATCTCGCCGACGATCCTGTTGCTGCTCGCCATCAACATCTTCCCGCTGTTCTGGGCGATCTATCTGTCGTTCACCAATTACCGGGCCAACCGGCCGAACGAAGTGGTGAAGAATCTCGGCTTTGCCAACTACCAGCGCATCCTCGGCGACCAGGACATCTGGATCGCCATGCAGACGACAGCGCATTTCGTGTTCTGGACCATCCTGTTGCAGACGCTGATCGGCTTCACGCTGGCCTGGCTGATCGACCGGAAATTCCGCGGCCACGCATTCTGGACGACGCTGATCCTGGTGCCGATGATGCTGTCGCCGGCGGTGGTCGGCAATTTCTGGCGCTTCCTCTATGAGCCGCAGATCGGCCTGTTCTCTTATGTCATCTCGTTCGTCAGCGGCATTCCGCCGACAAGCATCCAGATGCTTTCCAACGTGTCGATGGCGCCGTGGTCGATCATCATCGTCGATACCTGGATGTGGACGCCCTACGTGATGCTGATCTGCCTCGCCGGACTGCGCTCCATCCCCGAATACATCTATGAGGCGGCCGAGGTCGACCGCGCCTCCAACTGGCGGCAGTTCTGGTCGATCACCCTGCCGATGGCGCTGCCCTTCATCATGCTGGCAGTGCTGTTTCGCGGCATCGAGAACTTCAAGATGTTCGACATGGTCAACCTGCTGACCGGCGGGGGGCCGGGCTCGACCACCGAAGTAGCGTCCATCACGCTGAAGCGGCAGGCCTTCGAGAGCTGGCGCACCGGCTATTCCTCGGCCTTCGCCATCATCCTGTTCGTAGCGGTGTTCGGTCTGGCCAACATCTACGTCAAGGCGCTCAACAAGGTGAAGCAGAGATGA
- a CDS encoding ActR/PrrA/RegA family redox response regulator transcription factor: MTGDENIGAMVEGEDTSLLIVDDDKPFLTRLARAMETRGFVVETAESVEEAVGKARANPPAYAVVDMRLGDGNGLDVVAAIREKREDSRTIILTGYGNIATAVTAVKLGAVDYLSKPADADDIFAALTRTSGERAAPPENPMSADRVRWEHIQRVYEMCERNVSETARRLNMHRRTLQRILAKRAPR, encoded by the coding sequence ATGACAGGCGATGAAAATATTGGCGCAATGGTTGAAGGCGAGGACACCTCGCTTCTGATCGTCGATGACGACAAGCCGTTCCTCACGCGTCTCGCCCGCGCTATGGAAACCAGGGGTTTTGTGGTCGAGACCGCCGAGAGCGTCGAGGAGGCCGTGGGCAAGGCCCGCGCCAATCCGCCGGCCTACGCCGTGGTCGACATGCGGCTCGGCGACGGCAATGGCCTCGACGTCGTCGCCGCCATCCGCGAGAAGCGCGAGGATTCCCGCACCATCATCCTGACCGGCTACGGCAACATCGCCACTGCGGTGACGGCCGTGAAGCTTGGCGCCGTCGACTATCTGTCGAAGCCGGCCGATGCCGACGACATCTTCGCTGCCCTCACCCGCACTTCGGGCGAGCGCGCCGCACCGCCGGAAAACCCGATGTCGGCCGACCGCGTGCGCTGGGAGCATATTCAGCGCGTCTATGAAATGTGCGAGCGCAACGTCTCCGAGACCGCGCGCCGGCTCAACATGCACCGCCGCACGCTGCAGCGGATCCTGGCCAAGCGGGCGCCGCGCTGA
- a CDS encoding response regulator: protein MMVGMVLVVEDEPLILLDVETALHEAGFEVVAVTDAVQALAAFDAEPGKFKGLITDIRLGNGQSGWEVAKHLRQAIPTIPVVYMSGDSAIHWGAEGVPESVMITKPFFLPQIITALSTLLNQQPVNLGNSD from the coding sequence ATGATGGTCGGGATGGTTCTGGTCGTTGAAGACGAGCCACTAATCCTGCTCGATGTCGAGACGGCGCTACATGAAGCCGGCTTCGAAGTCGTTGCTGTCACAGATGCGGTGCAGGCGTTGGCCGCTTTCGACGCTGAGCCTGGTAAGTTCAAGGGCCTGATCACGGACATACGGTTGGGCAACGGACAATCCGGGTGGGAGGTGGCCAAGCATTTGCGGCAAGCCATTCCAACCATTCCGGTGGTCTACATGAGCGGGGACAGCGCTATCCATTGGGGTGCCGAGGGCGTTCCAGAAAGCGTGATGATCACCAAGCCGTTCTTCCTGCCTCAGATCATTACAGCGCTGTCTACGCTGCTAAATCAGCAGCCGGTGAACCTGGGCAATTCGGATTAG
- a CDS encoding DMT family transporter, which yields MPNGILLALIAYASYSGSDAVIKSLGGQFTVFEIGFFATLFAGFFLFFTRPVGERWRDFLRMKRPWAVQARAWAGIASGVLSVYAFTHIPLAEVYALIFLAPLLVTILSTVILKEKVGPWRWLAVFAGFAGVMLVVRPGFRELNLGHLAAFVNAFLAATSVILLRSLAQQEKRTSMLGVLVGYGLLFNGVGAAATSFALPNAMQLVWLAMAGAFTAGGQFMQLLAAKYAPANRIAPTHYSQIVWAVILGALFFQEYPDWLSLVGLAVVGGAGLLTMVREEVRLGTVRWNPFARTRL from the coding sequence GTGCCGAACGGAATCCTGCTCGCCCTGATCGCCTATGCAAGCTATTCGGGCAGCGATGCCGTTATCAAGAGCCTGGGCGGACAGTTCACCGTCTTCGAGATCGGCTTCTTCGCCACTTTGTTTGCCGGCTTTTTCCTGTTCTTCACCCGCCCGGTGGGCGAGCGCTGGCGCGATTTCTTACGCATGAAGCGGCCATGGGCCGTGCAGGCCCGCGCCTGGGCCGGCATCGCTTCCGGTGTGCTCAGTGTCTATGCCTTCACCCACATTCCGCTGGCCGAAGTCTACGCGCTGATCTTCCTGGCGCCTTTGCTGGTCACCATCCTGTCCACCGTCATCCTGAAGGAAAAGGTCGGCCCCTGGCGGTGGCTGGCCGTGTTCGCGGGCTTTGCCGGGGTGATGCTGGTGGTGCGGCCGGGGTTCCGCGAATTGAACCTCGGCCATTTGGCCGCCTTCGTGAACGCCTTCCTCGCCGCGACCAGCGTCATTCTCCTGCGGTCACTTGCCCAGCAGGAGAAGCGCACGTCGATGCTCGGCGTGCTTGTCGGCTATGGCCTGCTGTTCAACGGGGTCGGCGCCGCCGCCACCTCCTTCGCCTTGCCGAATGCCATGCAGCTCGTCTGGCTGGCGATGGCGGGCGCCTTCACCGCGGGCGGACAATTCATGCAACTGCTCGCCGCCAAATACGCGCCCGCCAACCGGATCGCGCCGACGCATTATTCGCAGATCGTCTGGGCGGTCATCCTCGGCGCGCTGTTCTTCCAGGAATATCCGGACTGGTTGTCGTTGGTCGGTCTGGCGGTGGTCGGTGGGGCCGGCCTGCTGACCATGGTGCGCGAGGAGGTGCGGCTCGGCACGGTGCGCTGGAACCCGTTTGCGCGCACCCGGCTTTGA
- the hrpB gene encoding ATP-dependent helicase HrpB yields the protein MTTRSLPELPVTAVLPALSEALGAGNSAVLVAPPGAGKTTLVPLALLDAPWLGAGKIVLLEPRRLAARAAARRMAQLLDEEPGATVGYAMRMENRTSAKTRILVVTEGVLARMILDDPELPGVSAVIFDEFHERSLDGDFGLALALDVQGALRPDLRLLVMSATLDGARVAKLLSGAPVIESEGRAFPVDISYDERPAGVPIEDAMAKAIRAALAEESGSVLAFLPGQREIERTAERLAGKVGADTDIVPLYGQLDGKAQDAAIKPAPAGRRKVVLATSIAETSITIDGVRVVIDSGLSRLPRYEPASGLTRLETVRVSKASADQRAGRAGRTQAGVAIRLWRAEQTAALPAFTPPEILEADLSGLLLDCAAFGVVDPTALAFLDPPPAPALNEAGALLRALHAIDEAGRLTEAGASMRKLALPVRLAHMVAEAAKSGYAGEAAMLAVLLTERGLGGDGADLERRLMRFRGERSPRATAARQLAERLAKQVGGVKNSEAAPAGSLLINAWPDRVAAARGERGRFVLANGSGAMLDAADPLAGEPFLVVADLQGKAQNARITAAAATSEDDIRAVLADRIETRRQVSFDRERRAVRVRETVRLGAITLAERMLPAPTGAEADRAILDALREHGLSLLGWSKEAETLRQRLSWLHRGLGAPWPDMSDEALIQRLDDWLLPFLSGAASLAAIDPGVVSAGLASLVPHELQRKVDALAPTHFDAPSGSHVPIRYDGEWPVLAVRVQELFGLDRHPSIANGTVPLTLELLSPAHRPIQTTRDLPGFWRGSWADVRADMRGRYPKHVWPENPLLAAATARAKPRGT from the coding sequence ATGACGACAAGATCCCTGCCGGAGCTTCCGGTCACAGCCGTGCTGCCGGCGCTGAGCGAGGCGCTCGGCGCCGGCAACAGCGCGGTGCTGGTGGCGCCGCCCGGCGCCGGCAAGACGACGCTGGTGCCGCTGGCGCTGCTCGATGCGCCGTGGCTGGGTGCGGGCAAGATCGTGCTACTCGAACCGCGCCGGCTCGCCGCCCGCGCCGCCGCCCGCCGCATGGCGCAATTGCTTGATGAGGAGCCGGGCGCGACCGTCGGCTATGCCATGCGCATGGAAAACCGCACCTCGGCAAAGACCAGAATACTGGTCGTCACCGAAGGCGTACTTGCGCGCATGATCCTCGACGATCCCGAACTGCCTGGCGTCTCGGCGGTGATCTTCGACGAATTCCACGAGCGCTCGCTCGACGGCGATTTCGGCCTGGCGCTGGCGCTCGACGTGCAAGGTGCGTTGCGGCCTGACCTCAGACTGCTAGTGATGTCGGCGACGCTGGATGGGGCTCGAGTGGCGAAGCTCTTGTCAGGTGCGCCGGTGATCGAAAGCGAGGGCCGCGCCTTCCCTGTCGACATAAGCTATGACGAACGGCCGGCCGGCGTCCCGATCGAGGATGCGATGGCCAAGGCGATCCGCGCCGCCCTTGCCGAAGAGAGCGGCAGCGTGCTTGCCTTCCTGCCCGGCCAGCGCGAGATCGAGCGCACCGCCGAACGGCTGGCCGGCAAGGTCGGCGCCGACACCGACATCGTGCCGCTCTACGGCCAGCTCGACGGCAAGGCGCAGGACGCCGCGATCAAGCCGGCGCCGGCTGGTCGCCGCAAGGTGGTGCTGGCGACCTCGATTGCCGAGACGTCGATCACCATCGACGGCGTGCGCGTCGTCATCGATTCCGGCCTGTCGCGGCTGCCGCGCTATGAGCCGGCCAGCGGCCTGACGCGGCTGGAGACGGTACGCGTCAGCAAGGCGTCCGCCGACCAGCGCGCCGGCCGCGCCGGGCGCACGCAAGCCGGCGTCGCCATAAGGCTGTGGCGCGCCGAGCAGACGGCGGCACTTCCCGCCTTCACGCCGCCGGAAATCCTCGAAGCGGACCTTTCGGGCCTGCTGCTCGACTGTGCCGCCTTCGGTGTTGTGGATCCTACAGCGCTCGCCTTCCTCGATCCGCCGCCGGCGCCGGCGCTCAACGAGGCAGGGGCGCTGCTGCGCGCGCTCCATGCCATCGACGAGGCGGGGCGTTTGACGGAAGCGGGCGCTTCGATGCGCAAGCTCGCTCTGCCGGTGCGGCTGGCGCATATGGTCGCCGAGGCGGCAAAGAGCGGTTATGCGGGCGAGGCGGCCATGCTGGCGGTGCTGCTTACCGAACGCGGCCTTGGCGGCGATGGCGCCGATCTCGAACGGCGGCTGATGCGCTTTCGCGGCGAAAGATCACCGCGCGCCACCGCCGCGCGGCAACTGGCTGAGCGGCTGGCCAAGCAGGTGGGCGGGGTGAAAAACAGCGAGGCCGCACCTGCGGGTTCTCTTCTCATCAACGCCTGGCCGGACCGCGTCGCCGCGGCGCGCGGCGAGCGCGGGCGCTTCGTGCTGGCCAATGGCTCCGGCGCCATGCTCGATGCCGCCGACCCGCTGGCGGGCGAGCCGTTTCTGGTCGTCGCCGACCTGCAGGGCAAGGCGCAGAACGCCCGCATCACGGCTGCCGCTGCAACAAGCGAGGACGACATCCGCGCCGTGCTGGCCGATCGGATCGAAACGCGCCGGCAAGTGAGCTTCGACCGCGAGCGCCGCGCCGTGAGGGTGCGCGAAACCGTTCGCCTCGGCGCCATCACGCTTGCCGAACGCATGCTGCCGGCTCCGACAGGTGCCGAGGCCGACCGCGCCATCCTTGATGCCTTGCGCGAGCACGGCCTGTCGCTGCTGGGCTGGAGCAAGGAGGCCGAGACGCTGCGCCAGCGGCTCTCCTGGCTGCATCGTGGCCTCGGCGCACCCTGGCCCGATATGTCGGACGAAGCGCTGATCCAGCGCCTCGACGACTGGCTGCTGCCCTTCCTGTCCGGCGCCGCATCCTTGGCCGCCATCGATCCTGGGGTCGTCTCGGCCGGCCTGGCTTCGCTCGTGCCGCACGAGCTGCAGCGCAAGGTCGATGCGCTGGCGCCGACGCATTTCGACGCGCCGTCGGGCAGCCATGTGCCGATCCGCTATGACGGTGAATGGCCGGTGCTGGCGGTACGCGTGCAGGAGCTGTTCGGCCTCGACCGCCACCCTTCGATCGCCAACGGCACCGTGCCGCTGACGCTCGAACTGTTGTCGCCGGCGCACCGGCCGATCCAGACCACGCGCGACCTGCCCGGCTTCTGGCGCGGCTCCTGGGCCGACGTGCGCGCCGACATGCGCGGCCGCTATCCCAAGCATGTCTGGCCGGAGAACCCGCTGCTCGCCGCCGCCACCGCCCGCGCGAAACCGCGTGGGACCTAG
- a CDS encoding ABC transporter substrate-binding protein, with translation MKSSLKMALGLASAIAASTAVSNAAHAEDLTLCWAAWDPANALVELSKDFTKETGIGMKFEFVPWTNYADRFLNELNSHGKLCDLIIGDSQWIGGAAENGHYVKLNDFFDKEKISMDDFVPATVVGYSEWPKNTPNYWALPAMGDVVGWTYRKDWFSKPELQKEFKEKYGWDLGPPATFDQLKQIAEFFQKRQIDGKTVYGASIYTERGSEGITMGAMDVLYSYGFQYENPKKPYEMEGFVNSADAVKGLEFYKALYDCCTPPGASNSYMGEGVDAFKSGQVAMHMNFAFTWPGLQKDENVGGDKIGYFVNPKGPGGAQFAQLGGQGISVVSYSDKHEAALKYIKWFANKDVQAKWWSLGGYSCLNAVVNDPKFPASQPYAQAFLDSMAIVKDFWAEPSYAPLLQASQKRFHDYVVAGQGSAKDALDGLVKDWTQVFQDDGKM, from the coding sequence ATGAAATCGAGCTTGAAAATGGCGTTGGGACTAGCCTCGGCGATTGCAGCGTCGACAGCCGTCTCGAACGCCGCGCACGCTGAAGACCTGACGCTTTGCTGGGCCGCCTGGGACCCGGCCAACGCACTTGTCGAACTGTCCAAGGATTTTACCAAGGAAACCGGCATCGGCATGAAATTCGAATTCGTGCCGTGGACCAACTATGCCGACCGTTTCCTCAACGAGCTGAACTCGCACGGCAAATTGTGCGATCTGATCATCGGCGACAGCCAGTGGATCGGCGGCGCCGCGGAGAACGGCCACTACGTCAAGCTGAACGACTTCTTCGACAAGGAGAAGATCAGCATGGACGACTTTGTGCCGGCGACCGTGGTCGGCTATTCGGAATGGCCGAAGAACACGCCGAACTACTGGGCGCTGCCGGCCATGGGCGACGTCGTCGGCTGGACCTACCGCAAGGACTGGTTCTCCAAGCCTGAATTGCAGAAGGAATTCAAGGAAAAGTATGGCTGGGATCTCGGCCCGCCGGCGACCTTCGACCAGCTGAAGCAGATCGCCGAATTCTTCCAGAAGCGGCAGATCGACGGCAAGACCGTCTATGGCGCCTCGATCTACACCGAGCGCGGCTCGGAAGGCATCACCATGGGCGCCATGGACGTGCTCTACAGCTACGGCTTCCAGTATGAGAACCCGAAGAAGCCCTACGAGATGGAAGGTTTCGTCAATTCGGCCGACGCGGTCAAAGGCCTGGAATTCTACAAGGCGCTCTATGATTGCTGCACCCCTCCGGGCGCATCGAACAGCTACATGGGTGAAGGCGTCGATGCCTTCAAATCCGGACAGGTGGCGATGCACATGAACTTCGCCTTCACCTGGCCAGGCCTGCAGAAGGACGAGAATGTCGGCGGCGACAAGATCGGCTACTTCGTCAATCCCAAGGGTCCCGGCGGCGCCCAGTTCGCCCAGCTCGGCGGCCAGGGCATCTCGGTGGTGTCCTATTCCGACAAGCACGAAGCGGCGCTGAAATACATCAAGTGGTTCGCCAACAAGGACGTGCAGGCCAAGTGGTGGTCGCTTGGCGGCTATTCCTGCCTGAACGCCGTGGTGAACGATCCGAAATTCCCCGCCAGCCAGCCCTACGCCCAGGCCTTCCTCGACTCGATGGCCATCGTGAAGGACTTCTGGGCCGAGCCGAGCTACGCGCCGCTGCTGCAGGCCTCGCAGAAGCGCTTCCATGACTATGTCGTCGCCGGTCAGGGTTCGGCCAAGGATGCGCTCGACGGCCTGGTCAAGGACTGGACCCAGGTCTTCCAGGACGATGGCAAGATGTAA
- the cueR gene encoding Cu(I)-responsive transcriptional regulator, protein MNVGDAAQRSGLPAKTIRYYEEIGLIAPARAANGYRDYSGDDIHRLAFLRRARNLGFSIDDCRQLMALYQDRGRASADVREIAAAHVTAIEEKVRELQSMRSTLQKLIHACHGDNRPDCPILDDMAGAAAPGDEAAAQSA, encoded by the coding sequence ATGAACGTCGGTGATGCAGCCCAGCGGTCCGGCCTGCCGGCCAAGACCATCCGCTACTATGAGGAGATCGGCCTGATCGCGCCGGCGCGCGCCGCCAACGGCTACCGCGATTACTCCGGCGACGACATCCACCGGCTGGCCTTCCTGCGCCGCGCGCGCAACCTCGGCTTTTCCATCGACGATTGCCGCCAGCTGATGGCGCTCTACCAGGATCGCGGCCGCGCCAGTGCCGACGTGCGCGAGATCGCCGCCGCCCATGTCACGGCGATCGAGGAGAAGGTGCGCGAGCTGCAGTCGATGCGCTCGACCCTGCAGAAACTGATCCATGCCTGCCATGGCGACAACAGGCCGGACTGCCCGATCCTGGATGACATGGCGGGGGCTGCGGCGCCTGGCGATGAGGCCGCTGCACAGTCCGCCTGA
- a CDS encoding MmcB family DNA repair protein: MPIISPIAINPLIDGRQSERAMLVRRGVQRLLMEMGAHVLPELSLATGRRADLVALTRQGDIWIIEIKSSIEDFKVDRKWPDYRLHSDRFFFATHPGVPADIFPEECGFILSDGYGAEILRDAPEHRMAAATRKALMLRIARAGAARLLAAELAGVSVPALEGESE, from the coding sequence ATGCCGATCATTTCCCCTATCGCAATCAATCCCCTCATCGACGGCCGACAGTCCGAACGCGCCATGCTGGTGCGACGCGGGGTGCAGCGGCTGCTCATGGAAATGGGCGCGCATGTGCTGCCTGAATTGTCGCTGGCCACGGGCCGCCGCGCCGACCTCGTGGCGCTGACCCGGCAGGGCGACATCTGGATCATCGAGATCAAATCCTCGATCGAGGATTTCAAGGTCGACCGCAAATGGCCTGACTACCGGCTGCACTCCGACCGCTTCTTCTTCGCCACCCATCCTGGCGTGCCGGCGGACATCTTCCCCGAAGAGTGCGGCTTCATCCTTTCCGACGGCTACGGCGCCGAAATCCTGCGCGATGCGCCGGAGCATCGCATGGCAGCGGCAACGCGCAAGGCGCTGATGCTGCGCATCGCCCGTGCCGGTGCGGCGCGGCTGCTGGCGGCGGAACTGGCCGGGGTGTCGGTGCCGGCGCTCGAGGGGGAGAGCGAGTAG